In a genomic window of Holophagaceae bacterium:
- a CDS encoding potassium channel protein codes for MLRSLAPMRRLREAVALLFAVGVSGAIGYHILAKLGWLDSFYMAIITLSTVGYRELGEVNDSTKLFTIFYLVTGLGVATYAISNLTALIVEGDLQGYLRERRMEKRMESLSDHIIVCGFGKMGFQAAWELKHADMPFVIIELEENKGRSNPRFNDAIILYGNAMDELVLEKAGIRRAKGLITALTTDADNVLVTLTARQMAPKIPIVARSAKLGTESKLMAAGATHIVSPYEIGGRRMAALLLNPDMMNFFDVVLHQDQLELGMERIHVHQTSMLVGQTMRDMRLRDSTGALIVGINRIGSGLRFNPKGEETFQAGDDILALGPSNALEALMKLAGGE; via the coding sequence ATGCTCCGCAGCCTCGCTCCCATGCGCCGTCTACGCGAAGCGGTGGCCTTGCTGTTCGCCGTGGGCGTATCCGGCGCCATCGGCTACCACATCCTGGCCAAGCTCGGGTGGCTGGACTCGTTCTACATGGCGATCATCACGCTCTCCACGGTGGGCTACCGGGAATTGGGAGAGGTGAACGACAGCACCAAACTCTTCACGATCTTCTACCTGGTGACCGGCCTGGGCGTGGCGACCTACGCCATCTCCAACCTCACGGCCCTCATCGTGGAGGGCGATCTGCAAGGCTATCTGCGGGAGCGGCGCATGGAAAAACGGATGGAATCCCTGTCTGACCACATCATCGTCTGCGGCTTCGGCAAGATGGGGTTCCAGGCCGCCTGGGAGCTGAAGCACGCGGACATGCCGTTCGTCATCATCGAACTCGAAGAGAACAAGGGCCGCTCCAATCCGCGGTTCAACGACGCCATCATCCTCTACGGCAACGCCATGGACGAGCTGGTGCTGGAGAAGGCCGGCATCCGGAGGGCCAAGGGCCTGATCACCGCCCTCACCACCGATGCGGACAATGTGCTGGTGACGCTCACCGCGCGGCAGATGGCGCCCAAGATCCCCATCGTCGCCCGGAGCGCCAAGCTCGGCACCGAGAGCAAGCTGATGGCCGCAGGCGCCACCCACATCGTGAGCCCCTACGAGATCGGCGGCCGGCGCATGGCGGCCCTGCTGCTGAATCCCGACATGATGAATTTCTTCGATGTGGTGCTGCACCAGGACCAGCTCGAGCTGGGCATGGAACGGATCCACGTCCATCAAACATCCATGCTCGTTGGGCAGACCATGCGCGACATGCGCCTCCGGGACAGCACCGGAGCCTTGATCGTAGGGATCAACCGCATCGGCTCAGGCCTGCGTTTCAATCCCAAGGGCGAAGAGACCTTCCAGGCAGGCGATGACATCCTGGCCCTGGGCCCCAGCAATGCGCTGGAAGCCTTGATGAAGCTGGCAGGCGGGGAATGA
- a CDS encoding M20/M25/M40 family metallo-hydrolase, translating into MHRLFFVLVASVALLAQAPAPVAERGKPTREGAEYVAAAATTPAAKVMAEIRDHGQAIANLQYLCDEIGPRLTGSERLEKAHEWMEGRMKAYGLANVHREAYDFGPRWTRGVETARIIGHNGMNLQVAQMAWSPATRGPLKGGLVLLGGRTLDEMLGLIGHLKGKIVLMGSFPKAEGDPKGRREKMMKLFGAVRTEGIAAFLMGSEKEGGFLTMTGSPRGGRFLPNVPAAFVNREHVNTLKRLMEKHGSLELELNLGGTASEKPVQAYNSIGEIRGAEKPEEVVILGAHLDSWDLGTGATDNGTGSVAVLEALRAIQAAGVKPRRTIRVVLFSGEEQGIFGSKAYVKAHAGELKDIQAVLINDLGTGRVRGFAMEGREDLRPFMAQAIAPLNEMGVRELPLESSEDSDHAPFLAEGVPAFFGIQDNEDYFTTTHHSQADTLEHVKPEALAEGAAAMAVTALGLADMAPRLPHKVIERTEKKAPASY; encoded by the coding sequence ATGCACCGTCTGTTCTTCGTCCTTGTCGCTTCCGTGGCGCTGCTCGCGCAGGCTCCAGCTCCCGTCGCGGAACGCGGCAAACCCACCCGCGAAGGCGCGGAATACGTGGCGGCCGCGGCCACCACCCCGGCGGCGAAGGTCATGGCGGAGATCAGGGACCACGGGCAGGCGATAGCTAATCTGCAGTACCTCTGCGACGAGATCGGCCCGCGGCTCACCGGCTCGGAACGGCTGGAGAAAGCCCATGAGTGGATGGAGGGGCGGATGAAGGCCTATGGCCTTGCGAACGTGCACCGCGAAGCCTACGACTTCGGGCCCCGGTGGACCCGCGGGGTGGAAACCGCGCGCATCATCGGCCACAACGGCATGAACCTGCAGGTGGCGCAGATGGCCTGGAGTCCTGCCACCCGCGGCCCGCTCAAAGGCGGCCTGGTGCTGCTGGGCGGCAGGACCCTGGATGAGATGCTGGGACTCATCGGGCACCTGAAGGGCAAGATCGTGTTGATGGGTTCCTTCCCCAAAGCCGAAGGGGACCCCAAGGGCCGCCGCGAGAAGATGATGAAGCTCTTCGGCGCGGTCCGCACCGAAGGCATCGCGGCTTTTCTCATGGGGTCGGAGAAGGAGGGCGGATTCCTCACCATGACCGGCTCGCCCAGGGGCGGCCGCTTCCTGCCCAACGTCCCCGCGGCCTTCGTGAACCGGGAGCATGTGAACACCTTGAAGCGGCTGATGGAAAAGCACGGCAGCCTGGAGCTGGAACTGAACCTCGGCGGCACGGCCTCGGAGAAACCGGTGCAGGCCTACAATTCCATCGGCGAGATCCGCGGTGCCGAGAAGCCCGAGGAAGTCGTGATCCTGGGGGCCCACCTGGACAGCTGGGATCTCGGCACCGGCGCCACGGACAACGGCACCGGCAGCGTGGCTGTACTCGAAGCCCTGCGCGCCATCCAGGCCGCCGGGGTGAAACCGAGGAGAACCATCCGCGTGGTGCTGTTCAGCGGGGAAGAGCAGGGGATTTTCGGCAGCAAGGCTTACGTGAAGGCGCATGCGGGTGAACTCAAGGACATCCAGGCGGTGCTCATCAATGACCTCGGCACCGGCCGGGTCCGGGGCTTCGCCATGGAAGGCCGGGAGGACCTGCGGCCGTTCATGGCCCAGGCCATCGCGCCCCTCAACGAAATGGGCGTGCGGGAGCTGCCTTTGGAATCCAGTGAGGACAGCGACCACGCACCGTTCCTGGCGGAAGGCGTCCCGGCCTTCTTCGGCATCCAGGACAATGAGGACTATTTCACGACGACCCACCACAGCCAGGCGGACACCCTCGAGCACGTGAAGCCCGAAGCCCTCGCGGAGGGCGCCGCCGCCATGGCCGTGACCGCGCTGGGCCTGGCGGACATGGCGCCGCGGCTGCCGCATAAAGTCATCGAAAGGACCGAGAAAAAGGCCCCTGCCTCGTATTGA